One window of the Podospora pseudopauciseta strain CBS 411.78 chromosome 4, whole genome shotgun sequence genome contains the following:
- a CDS encoding hypothetical protein (COG:A; EggNog:ENOG503NXKE) — MSSEKRPFPGDDQQLVVKRQNVGSSRALATRSGPVGGSSGALIQSSVPRTSSLQAPVMELSGHSGEIFAARFDPTGNLIASGSMDRTVLLWRTYGDCENYGVLSGHKGAVLDLQWSRDSEILFTASADMHLASWDLTSGTRIRRYVGHEEGVTSLDLSKRGEEMLISGSNDGTIGIWDPRTKHAADYIETDFPITAVAISEAGNEIYSGGIDNDIKVWDVRKKAVVHTMLGHQDTITTLRVSPDGQQLLSYAMDSTARTWDIRPFAPAERHIRTFDGAPLGMEKNLIKGSWDSDGKKIAVGAGDGTAVVWEAGTGRLLYKLPGHKGTVNSVDFAPGAEPLILSASSDRNMLLGELK; from the exons ATGTCTTCTGAAAAGAGACCGTTCCCAGGCGACGACCAGCAGCTCGTGGTCAAGCGGCAGAATGTGGGCTCTAGTCGCGCCCTCGCTACCCGCTCTGGCCCTGTTGGTGGAAGCTCTGGTGCCCTAATTCAGTCGTCG GTTCCACGAACGAGCTCCTTGCAGGCTCCGGTAATGGAGCTGTCAGGACACAGCGGCGAGATCTTTGCGGCAAGATTCGATCCCACAGGAAACTTAATAGCCTCTGGGTCAATGGACAGGACAGTTT TGCTTTGGCGAACCTACGGCGACTGCGAAAACTACGGCGTTCTCTCCGGCCACAAGGGCGCCGTTCTTGACCTGCAATGGTCCCGCGATTCGGAAATCCTCTTCACCGCCTCTGCCGATATGCACCTCGCTAGTTGGGACCTCACATCAGGCACAAGGATAAGACGCTACGTCGGACACGAAGAAGGCGTCACATCGCTAGACCTGAGCAAGCGTGGCGAGGAGATGCTCATCAGCGGCAGCAACGACGGCACAATTGGTATTTGGGATCCAAGGACGAAGCACGCGGCGGATTACATTGAAACGGATTTCCCCATCACGGCGGTTGCTATCTCGGAGGCTGGCAATGAGATCTATTCGGGTGGCATCGACAATGATATCAAGGTGTGGGATGTCAGGAAAAAGGCTGTGGTACACACAATGCTGGGTCATCAGGACACGATCACGACGTTGAGGGTATCGCCGGACGGGCAGCAATTATTGTCGTATGCGATGGACTCGACCGCCAGGACGTGGGACATTAGGCCTTTCGCCCCTGCCGAGCGACACATTCGGACATTTGACGGCGCACCGCTGGGCATGGAGAAGAACTTGATCAAGGGAAGCTGGGACTCGGACGGCAAGAAGATCGCGGTGGGTGCTGGTGATGGAACGGCTGTGGTTTGGGAGGCGGGTACAGGAAGGTTGCTGTACAAGCTTCCCGGCCATAAGGGGACAGTCAACTCGGTTGACTTTGCACCGGGGGCGGAACCTCTCA TCCTCTCTGCGTCATCAGACCGGAACATGTTGTTGGGTGAGCTCAAGTGA
- a CDS encoding hypothetical protein (BUSCO:EOG09264OM7; COG:U; EggNog:ENOG503NVYY), with the protein MAANKASRLGEEIWKTRIDKVNAELVVLTYGTIVAQLCKDFDSDYVEVNKQLDKMGYNIGLRLIEDYLAKSNTVRRCSNFKETAEMIAKVGFKIFLNITPTIANWTNDGKQFSLIFDENPFADFVELPDDGRAQDELWYSNILCGVLRGALEMVQMQVEAHFISDVLRGNDTTEMRITLIRYIDDELPPEDD; encoded by the exons ATGGCGGCTAACAAGGCGTCCCGATTGGGGGAAGA GATCTGGAA GACACGGATAGACAAGGTCAACGCCGAGCTGGTTGTCCTCACATACGGCACCATCGTTGCGCAGCTGTGTAAGGACTTTGACAGCGACTATGTCGAGGTCAACAAGCAACTCGATAAGATGGGGTACAACATCGGTCTGCGCCTAATCGAGGATTACCTTGCGAAATCCAACACTGTACGCCGATGTTCGAACTTTAAGGAAACAGCCGAGATGATCGCGAAG GTTGGGTTTAAGATATTCCTCAACATCACGCCAACGATAGCGAATTGGACCAACGACGGCAAGCAGTTCTCCCTGATCTTCGATGAGAACCCCTTTGCCGACTTTGTGGAACTACCCGACGACGGCCGGGCCCAAGACGAGCTGTGGTATTCGAATATCCTGTGCGGCGTGTTGAGGGGAGCGTTGGAGATGGTACAGATGCAGGTGGAGGCCCATTTCATCAGCGACGTGCTCAGGGGTAACGATACGACCGAGATGCGCATCACGCTGATACGATATATCGATGACGAGTTGCCACCAGAGGACGACTAG